One window of the Oceanispirochaeta sp. M1 genome contains the following:
- the ptsP gene encoding phosphoenolpyruvate--protein phosphotransferase yields the protein MKEFHGISASPGIVISNAYLYNEESFSVPRYSITEREIDFEIERYNNAIQSASEELTELKTSITREHSEEEARFLDSHILMLHDPMFKDQVFEKLRTDMFNVEWIVQSVIQALVNKLNASGDIYMQERTMDMNDVAKRIINTLLMRKRISLADLSSEVIIVTPDLLPSDTLLMNKWMVKGIAMDAGGRTSHTAILARSFGIPAILGLRSITKEVSDGDLLIIDGQTGLVIVNPDKETLKRYKKKQTVNLKRESELFNLVNLPSETRDGKKIDLKANIEVPDELDSVHAYNASGIGLFRSEFLVMQSGQELDEELQFEVYKKIVLGMEGASVTIRTLDVGGDKLIREIAQKNEKNPLLGWRAIRFCLERVDIFKVQLRAILRASAFGTVRIMFPMISGIEELERAIKVLNSVKKDLKAEGIAFSEDIPVGCMIEVPSAAMTSDILARKADFFSIGTNDLIQYTIAVDRGNEKIASMYEPFHPAVLRLIRMVVENGHEAGIPVGMCGEMAGDPLATVILLGLGLDELSMSAFGIPEIKRIIRSTTILESEEFIGTLMDMKSFKDIDRYVRNWMEERFEFITGQG from the coding sequence ATGAAAGAATTTCATGGAATCTCAGCTTCTCCGGGCATTGTTATCTCAAATGCATATCTTTATAACGAAGAGAGTTTTTCTGTCCCCCGTTACAGTATTACTGAACGGGAGATCGATTTTGAAATAGAGCGTTACAATAATGCTATTCAATCTGCCTCTGAAGAATTGACAGAACTGAAAACAAGTATTACCAGGGAACACAGCGAAGAAGAAGCCCGTTTCCTTGATTCTCATATACTTATGCTTCACGATCCAATGTTTAAGGATCAGGTTTTTGAGAAGCTCAGAACAGATATGTTCAATGTTGAATGGATCGTTCAAAGTGTGATTCAAGCCCTTGTTAATAAGCTGAACGCATCAGGTGATATCTATATGCAGGAACGCACAATGGATATGAATGATGTTGCCAAGAGAATCATCAATACATTGCTGATGCGTAAGCGAATATCCCTGGCCGACCTTTCCAGTGAAGTCATCATTGTTACTCCCGACCTTCTCCCCTCTGATACACTGTTGATGAATAAATGGATGGTGAAGGGGATTGCCATGGACGCGGGGGGACGAACTTCCCATACGGCTATCCTGGCCCGTTCCTTCGGAATACCGGCGATTCTAGGTCTCAGAAGTATAACAAAAGAAGTTTCTGACGGAGATCTTCTGATTATAGACGGTCAGACCGGCCTGGTTATTGTTAATCCCGATAAAGAGACTCTTAAGCGATATAAAAAGAAGCAGACTGTAAATTTGAAGAGGGAATCTGAACTTTTCAATCTGGTGAATCTTCCTTCTGAGACAAGAGACGGTAAGAAGATTGATCTTAAGGCCAATATTGAAGTTCCTGATGAGCTGGATTCGGTTCATGCCTACAATGCTTCGGGAATCGGTTTGTTCCGTAGCGAGTTTCTTGTTATGCAGAGTGGGCAGGAGCTGGATGAAGAGCTTCAGTTCGAAGTCTATAAAAAAATTGTTCTGGGTATGGAAGGAGCATCTGTTACCATCAGAACTCTGGATGTCGGCGGAGATAAGCTTATTCGTGAGATAGCTCAGAAAAATGAGAAAAACCCTCTCCTTGGATGGCGGGCAATCCGTTTCTGTCTGGAGAGAGTCGATATATTCAAGGTTCAGCTGAGAGCTATACTGAGGGCTTCTGCTTTCGGTACCGTTAGAATCATGTTCCCCATGATCTCAGGTATAGAAGAGCTGGAGCGTGCCATAAAAGTATTAAATTCAGTAAAAAAGGATCTGAAGGCTGAAGGGATTGCTTTTTCAGAGGATATCCCTGTAGGATGCATGATCGAAGTTCCTTCTGCAGCAATGACATCTGACATTCTGGCAAGGAAGGCGGACTTCTTTTCCATTGGGACAAACGATTTAATCCAGTACACCATTGCAGTCGACCGGGGTAATGAGAAGATTGCCAGCATGTATGAACCATTCCATCCCGCCGTTTTACGGCTTATCAGGATGGTTGTAGAAAACGGTCATGAGGCGGGAATACCCGTAGGGATGTGCGGCGAAATGGCCGGCGACCCCCTGGCGACTGTTATTCTTTTGGGACTTGGGCTGGATGAATTAAGTATGAGTGCTTTCGGTATTCCCGAAATTAAACGGATTATCCGTTCCACCACCATACTGGAATCCGAGGAATTTATCGGAACCCTGATGGATATGAAAAGCTTTAAGGACATAGACCGCTATGTCCGCAACTGGATGGAGGAACGATTTGAGTTTATCACAGGACAGGGTTAA
- a CDS encoding MotA/TolQ/ExbB proton channel family protein, translating to MLDILDKGGIILWIIIGLSILAAAIIIERLLFFKRIRIDEDKLFVRIKGALAKKHYDEALSICDSNVSPLTGLMKVGINHRDQPEIIQKEVLKDAARQEIPQLERFLTPLGTIAHISPLLGLLGTVTGNIKSFGILGGGTALGDPSVLAKGISEALITTAAGLIVSIPAVIFYNYLVKKVENILINMENQVNEMILLLKGTQQREEPLRPPRRAEPSAASRRVEANTVRRAEPPKKPHREEPAGERS from the coding sequence ATGCTCGATATATTAGACAAAGGCGGAATCATCCTGTGGATTATCATCGGATTATCCATTCTGGCGGCAGCCATTATTATTGAAAGACTTCTGTTCTTTAAAAGGATCAGAATTGATGAGGACAAACTTTTTGTCAGAATCAAGGGTGCACTAGCTAAAAAGCATTATGATGAAGCCCTGTCTATCTGTGATAGTAATGTGTCTCCTCTCACAGGACTGATGAAGGTAGGTATCAACCACAGAGATCAGCCTGAAATTATTCAGAAAGAGGTCCTCAAGGATGCCGCACGTCAGGAGATTCCTCAACTTGAGCGCTTTCTGACCCCTCTGGGAACCATAGCCCATATTTCCCCCCTTCTGGGACTTCTTGGTACCGTAACAGGTAATATCAAGTCCTTCGGTATCCTGGGCGGCGGAACAGCACTGGGAGATCCTTCAGTTCTTGCTAAAGGAATATCAGAAGCCCTGATTACAACAGCAGCCGGTCTGATCGTTTCCATCCCGGCAGTAATCTTTTATAACTACCTAGTTAAGAAAGTAGAAAATATTCTGATTAATATGGAAAACCAGGTTAATGAAATGATTCTGCTTTTAAAGGGTACCCAGCAGAGAGAAGAACCACTCAGACCCCCTCGTAGAGCTGAGCCCTCAGCTGCAAGCCGCAGAGTAGAGGCTAACACAGTCCGTAGAGCGGAGCCGCCCAAAAAACCGCATAGAGAGGAGCCGGCGGGAGAGCGTTCATGA
- a CDS encoding HAD family hydrolase translates to MAIKAVAFDIDGTLYPNRRMVFHSIPFLITHFSLVKEFNEARKELRKLENISDFRKTQSEILGKRLNITPGETAHLVEKIFYKKWENVFKRVRPYAGLQKAIEDLKARNLRLGVLSDFPVGNKLNYFSVDGHWDVAMSSEETGYLKPHAKPFLVLAEKLGCKPEEILYVGNSYKYDVIGASAAGMKTVYIQWQGKEVPEADLTIRNYRHFSRKIEFLLREE, encoded by the coding sequence ATGGCAATAAAAGCGGTCGCTTTTGACATTGACGGAACCCTTTATCCTAATCGCAGGATGGTGTTTCACTCTATTCCATTTCTTATAACTCATTTTTCTCTGGTTAAGGAATTCAATGAAGCCAGAAAAGAGCTCCGCAAACTGGAGAATATCAGCGATTTCAGGAAGACTCAGTCAGAGATTCTTGGAAAGAGGCTGAATATTACTCCCGGGGAGACAGCTCATCTCGTTGAGAAAATCTTTTACAAAAAGTGGGAAAATGTCTTCAAGAGGGTCAGGCCCTATGCCGGACTGCAGAAGGCTATTGAGGATCTGAAGGCTAGAAATCTCAGACTGGGAGTGCTTTCGGACTTTCCTGTGGGTAATAAACTTAATTATTTTTCCGTGGACGGTCACTGGGATGTTGCCATGTCCAGCGAAGAGACAGGTTACCTGAAACCCCATGCCAAACCCTTTCTGGTTCTTGCCGAAAAACTGGGCTGCAAACCGGAAGAGATTCTCTATGTGGGTAACAGCTATAAATATGATGTTATAGGTGCTTCTGCCGCCGGGATGAAAACAGTTTATATTCAGTGGCAGGGAAAGGAAGTTCCCGAGGCCGATCTCACAATCCGTAATTACCGGCATTTTTCCCGGAAGATAGAATTTCTTCTGAGAGAGGAGTAG
- the rny gene encoding ribonuclease Y, whose translation MDLIYMIALPLVGLVLGWTIRWLYARYQLSSSEQKSLRVKQDAVKEAEQEKKSILLEAQNQIMKERRQLEKENRDRRNDVQKYERRVQQKEDNLDKKTALLEQKQAAINDQEEALVGREESVTAEESRWQTELERISGLTKDEAKKLIIQSLENEAKHDAQALVNKIEQEANLTAEKKARDVIITTIQRLATDVSTEITVTSVSLPNDEMKGRIIGREGRNIRTLETLTGVDIIIDDTPEAVVISCFDPIRKVIAKIALERLIADGRIHPARIEEVVQKVTKEISQTIYEEGEKVLFDLGIHNVRPEGIRALGRLHFRTSYGQNVLSHSKEVAVIAGMIASEVGADAELAKRGALLHDIGKGLETDGDVNHAELGAELCKRMNEDPRVINAVGAHHNDIEITSVEGIIVQVADAISAARPGARRETLDNYIKRLENLEKIAMSFEGVEKVFAIQAGRELRIMVNNDKIDDSKAQILAKDIAKQIENELKYPGRIRVTIIRETRAVEYAR comes from the coding sequence ATGGATCTTATATATATGATAGCTCTTCCCCTCGTTGGATTAGTATTAGGTTGGACAATAAGATGGCTTTATGCCAGATATCAGCTCTCTTCTTCAGAGCAGAAATCGTTAAGAGTAAAACAGGACGCAGTTAAAGAGGCAGAACAAGAAAAAAAATCTATCTTGCTGGAAGCACAGAATCAGATTATGAAGGAACGTCGTCAACTGGAGAAAGAAAACCGGGATAGACGCAATGATGTTCAGAAATATGAACGTAGAGTGCAACAAAAAGAAGATAACCTTGATAAAAAGACTGCGTTGCTTGAACAGAAACAGGCAGCGATTAACGATCAGGAAGAGGCTCTTGTAGGCAGAGAAGAATCTGTTACCGCGGAGGAATCCCGATGGCAGACTGAGCTCGAAAGAATCTCAGGTTTAACCAAAGACGAGGCGAAGAAATTAATTATCCAGAGTCTGGAAAATGAAGCAAAACATGATGCTCAGGCACTGGTTAATAAGATTGAACAGGAAGCGAATCTCACGGCTGAGAAGAAGGCCAGAGATGTCATAATTACTACAATTCAGCGTCTGGCGACAGATGTAAGCACAGAAATTACTGTGACTTCCGTCAGTCTGCCCAATGATGAAATGAAGGGTAGAATCATCGGTCGTGAAGGCCGTAATATCAGAACTCTCGAGACACTGACAGGTGTGGATATCATTATTGATGATACTCCTGAAGCTGTTGTGATCTCATGTTTTGATCCGATTAGAAAAGTGATCGCTAAGATCGCTCTGGAAAGACTGATAGCCGACGGCAGAATCCATCCCGCAAGGATTGAGGAAGTTGTACAGAAGGTGACGAAAGAAATCAGTCAGACTATTTATGAAGAGGGTGAAAAGGTTCTCTTCGATCTGGGTATTCATAATGTCCGGCCCGAAGGTATCAGAGCTCTCGGTCGTCTGCATTTCAGAACCAGTTATGGTCAGAATGTACTTTCTCATTCCAAGGAAGTTGCTGTCATTGCCGGTATGATCGCCTCTGAAGTAGGTGCTGATGCAGAACTTGCCAAGAGAGGAGCTTTGCTCCACGATATCGGTAAGGGACTTGAAACTGATGGTGATGTGAATCATGCGGAGCTGGGTGCAGAACTCTGTAAACGTATGAATGAAGATCCCCGGGTTATTAATGCTGTAGGTGCTCATCACAATGATATTGAGATAACTTCAGTGGAGGGAATCATTGTTCAGGTGGCGGATGCTATTTCAGCAGCCAGACCCGGAGCTAGACGTGAGACTCTTGATAACTATATCAAGCGACTTGAAAACCTTGAGAAGATCGCAATGAGCTTCGAGGGTGTTGAAAAGGTATTTGCTATTCAGGCTGGACGAGAGCTGAGAATCATGGTCAATAATGACAAAATTGATGATTCCAAAGCACAGATCCTTGCTAAAGATATTGCAAAGCAGATTGAAAATGAACTTAAGTATCCCGGACGTATCCGGGTCACCATAATTCGCGAAACAAGGGCCGTTGAATACGCCCGTTAG
- a CDS encoding biopolymer transporter ExbD yields the protein MIFERRLKPHINVDLTPLIDVVFQLVIFFMISSVFNTAPGITLELPESATSENVEITELRLTVQSDENIFVNKESCTLLTLEETLITVIEREHMEAPVVVLDGNKDIPYQLMIEILDILRRQGFDGVNLVTSEKSEDP from the coding sequence ATGATATTTGAAAGAAGGCTTAAGCCTCATATCAATGTAGATCTGACTCCCTTGATCGATGTTGTGTTTCAGCTGGTTATTTTCTTTATGATTTCATCAGTATTCAACACTGCACCGGGGATTACTCTGGAACTGCCTGAATCGGCAACTTCAGAAAATGTGGAAATCACCGAGCTTCGTCTGACTGTTCAATCTGATGAAAATATCTTTGTGAATAAAGAAAGCTGCACTCTCCTGACCCTTGAAGAGACTCTGATTACCGTTATTGAACGGGAACATATGGAGGCTCCGGTTGTGGTTCTGGATGGCAATAAGGATATCCCTTATCAATTGATGATTGAAATTCTGGATATACTCAGACGGCAGGGATTTGACGGCGTCAACCTTGTCACCAGTGAGAAATCTGAGGATCCCTGA
- a CDS encoding TlyA family RNA methyltransferase yields MKKQRLLQLASRQFPEYSEKELFASILCGELITSGEKIKDPKALVASDAKLELSKKKYVSRGGFKLEKVLEYWSVPVKGKRILDAGCSTGGFTDCLLQKGALSVYAVDVGYNQLDYSLRVNPAVVVMEKTNIMSVQNLDPKPHWAVADLSFRSLRSAASHILSLTEESRLIALMKPQFELENPDDDFDGIIRDPIQILEITRTVIDEMAEEGAFVCRTSLSPLTGRKGNQELLFDVSSDSEKFRGTDVLISELEKEFNLKS; encoded by the coding sequence ATGAAGAAACAGAGGCTCCTGCAGCTTGCATCCCGGCAGTTTCCGGAATATTCAGAAAAAGAACTTTTCGCATCAATACTGTGCGGTGAACTCATTACTTCCGGTGAAAAGATAAAAGACCCTAAGGCTCTTGTTGCTTCAGATGCAAAGCTGGAACTCAGTAAAAAGAAATATGTCTCCCGTGGGGGATTCAAGCTGGAAAAGGTTCTTGAATACTGGTCCGTTCCGGTGAAAGGGAAAAGGATACTTGATGCCGGCTGTTCCACAGGTGGTTTTACAGATTGTCTTCTGCAGAAGGGAGCTCTCTCTGTTTATGCCGTTGATGTGGGATATAACCAGCTTGACTACTCTCTGCGAGTTAATCCGGCAGTAGTTGTTATGGAAAAGACCAATATTATGTCTGTTCAGAATCTTGATCCCAAGCCCCATTGGGCGGTTGCGGATCTCTCTTTCCGGAGCCTGCGGTCAGCCGCTTCACATATACTGAGTCTTACTGAAGAGTCACGTCTTATTGCCTTGATGAAACCTCAGTTTGAGCTGGAAAATCCTGATGATGACTTTGATGGTATTATCCGTGATCCGATACAGATCCTGGAAATTACAAGGACTGTGATTGACGAGATGGCTGAAGAAGGCGCTTTTGTCTGCAGAACTTCCCTGTCTCCTCTTACCGGGCGTAAAGGAAATCAGGAACTGCTTTTTGATGTAAGTTCTGACTCAGAAAAGTTTCGCGGTACTGATGTTCTGATTTCAGAGCTGGAGAAGGAATTTAACCTGAAGTCCTGA
- a CDS encoding TIGR00282 family metallophosphoesterase: MANELRALILGDVVGSPGSRALFFGLKKLIKEHRADLVIVNGENAAAGFGMMPEDVERLFSAGADVITSGNHIWQKKEILDFLDSQEFLLRPANYPPGVPGHGQCIIEKKKQKIAVFNMLGRSRMGFNGFCPFQAMKKMVQKVQGQADITILDFHAEDPLEKEALALHMDGQLSLLFGTHTHIQTADERILPGGTAYISDIGMVGPVGSVIGADPQQSIRRSLSQLPIKMDVIDNQALICGIVVDFLDGKAVSISRIRQLSPA; encoded by the coding sequence TTGGCGAATGAATTACGCGCCCTTATTCTGGGAGATGTTGTTGGATCTCCCGGGAGCAGGGCGCTTTTCTTTGGATTAAAAAAACTCATCAAAGAGCACCGGGCAGATCTGGTCATCGTTAACGGTGAAAATGCAGCTGCCGGTTTCGGCATGATGCCCGAAGATGTGGAAAGACTGTTTTCCGCAGGTGCTGATGTGATTACAAGTGGTAATCATATCTGGCAGAAGAAAGAGATTCTGGATTTTCTTGATTCTCAGGAATTCCTTCTCAGACCTGCCAATTACCCTCCCGGTGTTCCAGGACATGGTCAATGTATTATCGAAAAGAAGAAACAGAAGATTGCTGTTTTTAATATGCTTGGCAGATCCCGTATGGGATTCAATGGCTTCTGTCCTTTTCAGGCTATGAAAAAAATGGTTCAGAAGGTTCAGGGACAAGCGGATATTACTATTCTTGATTTTCATGCTGAAGATCCCCTGGAGAAAGAAGCCCTTGCACTTCATATGGACGGTCAGCTGAGTCTTCTCTTTGGAACACACACACATATACAGACTGCCGATGAAAGGATTCTCCCCGGAGGAACCGCTTATATCAGTGATATAGGGATGGTAGGGCCGGTGGGTAGTGTTATCGGTGCTGATCCACAGCAGAGTATCAGAAGAAGCCTTTCTCAGCTTCCTATCAAGATGGACGTAATTGATAACCAGGCCCTGATCTGCGGCATCGTTGTAGATTTTTTAGACGGTAAGGCCGTTTCCATCAGTCGGATCAGGCAGCTTTCACCGGCATGA
- a CDS encoding GerMN domain-containing protein, whose translation MSNKENPVNRYKKMTNPTGKPASNIAARSTGTQNKRIKAASTAPKGSKASNGSRPSATPNSGRTQNRNARTYSPSIEKKAISPGQIMIIALLSLIFIILLALVFFLFQPGKMQLWNNNTEKQGGAVVHRLDPVQEETALKPEPIELEEIKQPEKPNDEDISSNSRDARIYFVKVNTEGLISLKSVTRSVDFSSSPLTQTINTLISGPGSDEINKGSLTLIPEGSRLLSARVEGGTAYLNFNEAFRFNPLGREGYLAQLKQVVYTSTEFSSIKNVQILIEGVIRDYLGGEGFYIGEPLGRESFQNIH comes from the coding sequence ATGAGTAATAAAGAAAATCCCGTCAACAGATATAAAAAGATGACAAACCCCACTGGCAAACCAGCGAGTAATATCGCAGCTAGATCCACCGGTACACAAAACAAGCGGATAAAAGCAGCATCTACTGCCCCTAAAGGATCAAAAGCTTCCAACGGTTCAAGACCCTCAGCAACTCCGAACAGTGGAAGGACTCAGAACCGGAACGCACGGACCTACTCCCCTTCCATAGAAAAAAAAGCGATCAGCCCGGGGCAGATAATGATCATAGCTCTGCTGTCCCTGATATTTATTATTCTTCTGGCTCTTGTTTTTTTCCTCTTTCAGCCCGGTAAAATGCAGCTATGGAACAATAACACAGAAAAACAGGGAGGAGCTGTTGTCCATCGCCTAGATCCGGTTCAGGAAGAAACAGCTCTCAAACCGGAACCAATAGAGCTTGAAGAAATCAAACAGCCTGAAAAACCCAATGATGAAGATATAAGTTCCAACAGCAGGGATGCCCGAATCTATTTTGTAAAGGTAAATACTGAAGGTCTGATATCACTGAAGAGTGTCACAAGGTCAGTGGATTTCAGCAGTTCCCCGTTGACACAGACAATAAACACTCTGATCAGCGGTCCCGGATCAGATGAGATAAACAAAGGCTCCCTGACACTGATTCCCGAAGGTAGCCGTCTGTTATCTGCAAGAGTGGAAGGTGGTACGGCCTACCTGAATTTCAATGAGGCATTTCGATTCAATCCTCTTGGGAGAGAAGGATACCTTGCACAGCTCAAACAGGTCGTTTACACCTCTACCGAATTTTCAAGCATCAAAAATGTTCAGATTCTTATCGAAGGTGTTATAAGGGATTATCTTGGAGGAGAAGGGTTCTATATCGGAGAACCTCTGGGCAGAGAATCCTTTCAAAACATCCACTGA
- the der gene encoding ribosome biogenesis GTPase Der: protein MSLSQDRVNRLPRVVIAGRPNVGKSTLFNRIIKKRKSITDPTPGVTRDTISERCFINNQEVMLMDTGGFKLERDDQFDELVAQKSLEMLEKGDLILFLMDVNDITSEDETFIENLRPYEKKVLLVVNKVDHPEKESEIWNLYSLGFEHIIAVSATHGRNMDAFQDKIISMIDFSLFNGAAEEEKEPHISIAIMGKPNSGKSTLTNQLTGQENSIVSPIAGTTRDVIEGRFLYKNREYRVLDTAGIRRKKKVVEDVEYYSVNRAFHTIDESDIVYLLIDVEEGLTEQDKKITQQIVKNGKGVVIVLNKWDTTDGSKETWDKAVERVRFLFPILSFAPVMAVSGLKGSGLDKLLEETEKVYRQLTKRVETSALNESLRCWTDFTPIPSVKGRRYKLLYLTQVTTQPVKFVCFVNRDKGFPDSYKRYLLNQIRKEYGMSKIPISMELKERS from the coding sequence TTGAGTTTATCACAGGACAGGGTTAACAGACTCCCACGCGTAGTGATTGCCGGAAGGCCCAACGTAGGGAAATCAACCCTGTTTAACAGAATTATAAAGAAAAGAAAATCTATCACTGATCCCACTCCCGGAGTAACCCGGGATACGATATCCGAACGCTGTTTTATAAATAATCAGGAAGTTATGCTCATGGATACCGGCGGTTTCAAGCTGGAACGTGATGATCAGTTTGATGAGCTTGTTGCTCAGAAATCACTTGAAATGCTGGAGAAAGGTGACCTTATCCTTTTTCTTATGGATGTAAATGATATCACCAGTGAAGATGAGACTTTTATTGAGAATCTTCGCCCCTATGAGAAAAAGGTTCTACTTGTTGTTAATAAGGTGGATCATCCTGAAAAGGAGAGTGAGATCTGGAATCTCTATTCCCTCGGTTTTGAGCATATAATTGCTGTCTCAGCCACTCACGGCCGAAATATGGATGCGTTTCAGGATAAAATTATCTCAATGATCGATTTTTCCCTGTTTAACGGTGCTGCAGAAGAGGAAAAAGAACCCCATATCAGCATAGCCATTATGGGGAAACCTAATTCCGGTAAATCCACACTTACAAACCAGCTTACGGGTCAGGAGAACTCCATTGTTTCTCCTATCGCCGGTACAACCAGGGATGTTATTGAGGGACGTTTCCTTTATAAAAACAGGGAGTACCGTGTACTTGATACAGCAGGCATCCGCCGGAAAAAAAAGGTTGTGGAAGATGTGGAGTATTACTCCGTTAACAGGGCCTTTCATACAATCGATGAGTCGGACATTGTCTATCTTCTTATAGATGTAGAAGAAGGGCTGACCGAGCAGGATAAGAAAATCACCCAGCAGATTGTGAAAAACGGCAAGGGTGTTGTTATTGTACTGAATAAATGGGATACCACTGATGGAAGCAAAGAGACCTGGGATAAGGCCGTGGAACGGGTTCGTTTTCTCTTTCCTATTCTGAGTTTTGCCCCTGTTATGGCTGTTTCAGGTCTGAAAGGGTCCGGATTGGATAAACTTCTGGAAGAAACAGAAAAAGTTTATCGTCAGCTGACTAAGAGGGTGGAAACTTCGGCTCTCAACGAATCTCTCCGTTGCTGGACCGATTTTACCCCGATTCCTTCGGTAAAAGGAAGACGATATAAGCTGTTATATCTGACTCAGGTAACAACTCAACCAGTAAAATTCGTTTGCTTTGTTAATAGAGACAAGGGATTTCCCGATTCTTATAAAAGGTATCTATTGAATCAGATCCGTAAAGAGTACGGAATGTCCAAAATTCCTATCTCTATGGAGTTAAAGGAACGATCCTGA
- the rplQ gene encoding 50S ribosomal protein L17, whose translation MHNRVGFNRLGRKASHRKALRRNMVTSLFKHERIQTTKTKALEIRKTAEKMITRAKEDSVHNRRIVAKNIKDKDILNKLFTEIAPRFTERPGGYTRILKMGFRKGDAAEMVLLELVEKADAPVEKKEKKEAKKES comes from the coding sequence ATGCATAACAGAGTTGGTTTTAATAGGCTCGGCCGTAAAGCCAGTCATAGAAAAGCACTTCGCAGAAACATGGTCACTTCTCTTTTTAAACATGAGAGAATTCAGACCACTAAAACGAAAGCACTTGAAATCAGAAAAACTGCTGAGAAGATGATTACCAGAGCCAAAGAAGACTCTGTACACAATCGTCGTATCGTAGCAAAGAATATCAAAGATAAGGATATTCTTAACAAACTGTTCACCGAAATAGCACCCCGCTTTACTGAAAGACCCGGTGGATATACAAGAATTCTGAAGATGGGATTCCGAAAGGGTGACGCTGCAGAAATGGTTCTACTGGAACTTGTTGAGAAAGCAGACGCTCCTGTTGAGAAAAAAGAAAAGAAAGAAGCTAAAAAAGAATCTTAG
- a CDS encoding energy transducer TonB — MTPYQQKKQNRRTLISFLAAFLFHLLIVGGVLLYDYLFVEELNEFSGPVLVKLGEPEGEDIPVLPEEDTPVNDVPEDSSTPSQASDIPDSPSDAPSVPEPVSDDAVRPATEEALLSDPSDKVEDSSPEESPLETQPETPSEPKVQIVSGEEAGNSFEYQYNSEGNVGRSLGAEIYLYMPLPQFINMDLFDKVKGDSYSPGTSRKDFILKYYKKFNEELALQYAPVTDDVRALWDYLIDAGYDYQNADYKTDGYLRPVILSFSISPEGDLLNVEIQKSSGNPDVDQAVKVGFQNAAFYNSVDREINGRFTYRFQ; from the coding sequence ATGACTCCCTATCAGCAGAAAAAGCAGAACAGGAGAACTCTGATCAGTTTTCTGGCCGCTTTTCTTTTTCATCTTCTGATCGTGGGCGGGGTTCTGCTTTATGATTATCTGTTTGTAGAAGAATTGAATGAGTTTTCCGGGCCGGTTCTGGTTAAGCTCGGTGAACCTGAGGGTGAGGATATACCTGTTCTCCCTGAAGAGGACACGCCGGTAAATGATGTTCCTGAAGATTCATCTACTCCTTCACAGGCCTCAGATATCCCTGATTCGCCTTCTGATGCCCCATCTGTACCTGAACCTGTCAGTGATGATGCGGTGAGACCCGCCACTGAAGAAGCTCTTCTCTCTGATCCATCCGATAAGGTCGAGGACTCTTCTCCCGAAGAGAGCCCTTTAGAAACTCAGCCAGAAACTCCTTCAGAGCCAAAGGTTCAGATTGTATCGGGTGAAGAAGCCGGAAACTCCTTTGAGTATCAGTATAATTCGGAAGGTAATGTAGGCCGCTCTCTGGGAGCAGAGATATATCTCTATATGCCCCTTCCTCAATTTATCAATATGGATCTCTTTGACAAGGTGAAAGGTGATTCCTATTCTCCCGGCACAAGCCGGAAGGATTTTATCCTGAAATATTACAAAAAATTCAACGAAGAACTGGCTCTGCAGTATGCTCCTGTTACAGACGATGTGAGAGCTCTCTGGGATTATCTGATAGACGCAGGTTATGATTATCAGAATGCAGATTACAAGACTGACGGCTACCTGAGACCTGTTATTCTCTCTTTCAGCATCTCTCCCGAAGGTGATCTACTCAATGTTGAAATCCAGAAAAGCTCAGGGAATCCTGATGTGGATCAGGCTGTAAAGGTAGGTTTTCAGAATGCTGCATTTTACAATTCTGTAGACCGGGAAATAAACGGACGTTTTACTTATCGCTTTCAGTAA